One window of the Arthrobacter sp. zg-Y919 genome contains the following:
- a CDS encoding WYL domain-containing protein: MLETSARLLQLLSLLQMRREWTGAALAERLSITERTVRRDIGKLRTLGYPISASPGIAGGYQLGAGAQLPPLLLDDDEALAVALGLAAVATGPVTGIGEASVRALAKLEQVLPARLRPKFSALRQSVSTLSGPPGAVDPGILTAFSAGITEHRIVSFRYTAADGGTGRRIVEPYRLVSTGRRWYAVAWDLDRRDWRTFRVDRCTSTPAPRERFTPRPLPARDLAAYVQASITRNPYRYTVVVRLAAPLAAVAEQVPPDVASVEADGPGHTIVRGGWDSLDLPLIDLTSWGVPFEILEPPEMRERARRAVSLLQHAVGIPPTAESGQTAGPSH, translated from the coding sequence ATGTTGGAGACATCCGCCCGGCTCCTGCAGCTGCTGTCGCTGCTGCAGATGCGCCGCGAGTGGACCGGCGCCGCACTTGCGGAGCGGCTGTCCATCACCGAACGCACGGTACGCCGGGATATCGGCAAGCTCCGAACCCTGGGCTATCCCATCTCGGCGTCCCCTGGCATAGCCGGCGGCTACCAACTCGGTGCCGGGGCGCAGCTGCCGCCCCTTCTGCTCGACGACGACGAAGCCCTTGCCGTCGCACTCGGTCTCGCCGCTGTGGCCACCGGACCGGTGACGGGGATCGGAGAAGCCTCGGTGCGGGCACTGGCCAAGTTGGAACAGGTACTGCCGGCGCGCCTGCGTCCCAAGTTCTCCGCCCTGCGGCAGTCGGTATCCACCCTTTCCGGACCTCCGGGCGCCGTTGATCCGGGAATCCTCACGGCTTTTTCCGCAGGCATCACCGAGCACCGGATCGTCAGCTTCCGCTACACCGCCGCCGACGGCGGCACCGGACGCCGGATCGTGGAGCCCTACCGGCTGGTGAGCACCGGACGGCGCTGGTACGCCGTCGCGTGGGACCTGGACCGCCGTGACTGGCGGACCTTCCGGGTGGACCGCTGCACCAGCACTCCAGCCCCACGCGAGCGGTTTACGCCCCGGCCCCTGCCGGCCCGGGACCTGGCCGCCTACGTCCAGGCCTCGATTACCCGTAACCCCTACCGCTACACGGTGGTGGTGCGGCTGGCCGCACCGCTGGCGGCCGTGGCCGAGCAGGTACCACCGGATGTCGCCAGCGTCGAGGCCGACGGCCCCGGACACACCATTGTGCGGGGCGGCTGGGATTCGCTGGACCTGCCCCTGATCGACCTGACCTCCTGGGGTGTGCCGTTCGAGATTCTCGAACCCCCGGAAATGCGCGAACGGGCCCGGCGGGCGGTCTCCCTGCTGCAGCACGCCGTCGGAATCCCGCCCACGGCGGAATCCGGGCAGACCGCGGGGCCAAGCCACTAG